The following is a genomic window from Gimesia sp..
GTGTGCCCGTTCGCTGGCTGACAGCAATAAGAGACAGGCAGTCGAGCTGACGGAAGTGGTGTTGCAGGCGGACCTGCCGGAGAACGTCAACCTGGCGGCAACGCAGCGGGCGATTGTGCTGCTGGGTAAGGATGGATTCGAACTGTTAGCGAAAACACTCAAAGCCGACGACCTGGCGCGATTCCGGGCTGGTCTGCAGGCAGCACGTAAGGTGGGACCGGAAGCGTCGAGGACGTTAGTCGCCGTTTATCCGGAGCTGTCTGACGAGCGGAAGGGGCTCGTGATTGCCGCGCTGAGCCAGTCCAAAAATGCGGGTGCCCTGCCCTTGATTCAGCAGGCACTGAAAAGTGACAGCGAAGCATTACAACTGCAGGCGGTACGTGCATTGAATGAGCTCGCTCCCTCACTGTCTGCTGACGAACAGTTGCAGGTGCTCGGGGATCTGTTTGCCCTGATGAAACCCAAGGTTCCGGAGCTTGCCTCAGCGGCCCGGGAGGGAATCGTGAGCATTCAAGTCAGTCAACCTGCAGACAAGGTGGCAGCGTCCATCGAAGAGAAGACTCTGAAACTGGTGGAAAGTGAAGCACTGCCGCAGCAACTGGAAGGCCTTAAACTGGCCGGCGAATGTCGACTCAGTTCGTTGACGCCGACAGTCCTGCAGCTGGTAAATCATGCCAACCGTGGTGTTAAGCAGGCAGCCATTGAAGCCCTGGGTGGGACAACCTCCTCTCAGGATCTGCCGAAACTGATAACGTTGGCGGTTAAGAATCCAGACGATGAGACGGCCAGCAATGCCCTCAAGGCGGCCTGTGCCCGGCTGCCACTCGAAGAGACGGCCCAGACGCTGGCACAGGCGATGGACGGGGCGTCGATTGAACAACAGCAGCTGATCCTGAATCAGCTGGCGGCCATTGGCGGCGAGACCGCTTTGAAAACCATGGTGGCGGCAGCTCGTTCGAATGAGGATGCCTTACAGAACACCGCGACCGACCTGCTGGGCAAATGGGTGACAATTGATGTCGCGCCGCCGCTGCTCGATCTGGCGCAGTCGCTGGAGAATCGCAAGTATCAAATCCGTGCGCTGCGGGGATACATCCGCGTGGCCCGGCAGCTGAATATGACGCCGGCTGAACGGCTGGAAGTCTGTCGTAATACGCTCGCGAATGCGGAGCGGAACGATGAGAAGAAGCTCGTGTTTGAAGTGCTGCGGCGTTATCCGACTCCCGAAGCGGTCAACTTCACCATCAATCTGCTCAAGGAGAAAGATCTGAACGTTGCCGCGTCTGCGACGATTGTTTCGTGGGCCGAACGGGGAACGCCGATCGAGAACACACTGCTGCGAGATGCGTTGCAGCAGGTGATAACAACAACAGACAACGCGGGTCTCAAGCAGCGGGCGGAACAGCAGCTGGAACGGATCAGCGCCCAGGCGGCGCAGGAAGAGCAGGCACTCGGGTTTCAGCCGTTGTACGATGGGAAAACATTTAACGGCTGGCACGGGAACGAGGAGATCTTCCGAATTGAAGATGGTGAGATTGTCGCCGGCAGCCTGACGGAGAAGGTCAAGCAGAACGAGTTTCTGCGTTCCGATAAAGAGTACGAAGACTTCGAACTGATGCTGGAATTCAAGCTGCTGGGCGAGAAGACGAACGCGGGTGTGCAGATTCGTACTGCAGAGATTCCCAACGATCACGAAGTCAGTGGTTTCCAGGCAGACCTGGGGACCGGGTACTGGGGGTGCCTGTATGACGAATCGCGTCGAAGAAAAATTCTGGCCGGTCCGCCCAAAGAGATTCGCGATCTGCCCGTTCGTATGAATGACTGGAACACGTATCGGATTCGCTGCCAGGGGCCGCGGATTCAGCTCTGGATCAACGGGGTGCAGACGGTCGATTATGTCGAACAAGACCCGCAGATTCCGCTGAAGGGAATCATCGCGCTGCAGATTCATGGGAACCTCGTGAACCAGGTGCACTATCGGAATGTGCGTTTGCGTGAGCTGTAAACGAGCCTGAACGCAGGGAAAAACGGTCGTTCTGCACAATTTTGGCGGCCGCCCCTTGCGATCATCGTCTGTGCCGCGAAAATAGGGGTTGAGTTTCGTTTTTCACTTCGTTCGACCCCGATGAGGCACGGATGTCAGAGATTCCGCAACACATTGAAGACCTGTTCGCGCAGCTGAACCCCCAGCAACGGGCGGCGGCCTGTCACGATAGCGGTTCGCTGTTGATCATCGCCGGTGCGGGAACGGGAAAGACGACCACGCTTTCACACCGGGTGGCCTGGCTGATTTCTCAGGGCATCGATCCGAGCCGGATTCTGTTGCTGACCTTCTCCCGCAGAGCCGCGAATGAGATGGTCCGCCGCGTCGATGCACTGCTGCGGGCGATGGGTAACAGTCGTGAACACGCCGCCTCGGCCCGCTCACGGAGTATCTGGGGAGGCACGTTCCACTCCACGGCGGCACGTCTGTTGAGACGCTACGGTCAGTCGATCGGTCTGCCGGATGACTTTACGATCATCGATCGCAGCGATGCCGAAGACCTGATGAGCTCTCTGCGGAGCGAACTCGAACTGGGAAACAACGTGGCCAAGTTTCCTCGCAAAGGGACGCTGGTTGAAATCTACAGCCGCTGTGTGAATACCTGCCTCAAGCTGGAGCCGGTACTCGAACGGTATTACCCGTGGTGTCTGGAGCATGTAGAGGCACTCAAGCAACTGTTTCAGGCGTTCGTCGATCGCAAGGAGCAGCAGAACATTCTCGACTATGACGATCTGCTCCTGTTCTGGCACGCACTCTCTTCCGATCCCGCGGGGGGAAAACTGCTGCGAGGTCAGTTCGAAGCGGTACTGGTGGACGAGTACCAAGATACGAACGTGCTGCAGTCGGGCATCCTGAAAAATCTCTGTCCCGACGGAGCAGGTCTGACGGTTGTGGGCGACGATGCTCAGTCGATCTATTCCTTCCGGGCGGCGACGGTGCGGAACATCCTCGATTTTCCCGAAGAGTATCCGGGGACGACGGTGGTCACGCTCGAAGAGAACTACCGCAGTACGCAGCCGATCCTGGCGGCGACAAATCAGATCATCGATGAAGCGCATGAGCGCTACGAGAAGAAACTCTGGTCGTCGAAAATTGCCGGCGAGCCACCGATCCTGGTGGACTGCAGCGACAATAACGAGCAGGCCGACTTCGTCGTGACGCAGGTACTCGAACACCTGGAGGCGGGCATTCCCCTGAATCAGCAGGCGGTGCTGTTCCGGGCTTCGCATCACAGTCTCGCGCTGGAAGTCGAACTGGCCCGGCGGAACATTGCCTATCATAAGTACGGCGGATTGAAGTTCATTGAAACGGCACACGTCAAAGACCTGATGGCGTATCTGCGACTGGCGGAAAACCCCCGCGATGCGGTTTCCGGTCTGCGGGTGCTGACATTACTGCCGGGCATCGGTCAGAAGAAGGCGCAGCAACTGCTCAACCTGCTGGCGGAATCCGGGTTTCGCTTTGATGCCTGGTCGGAATTCAAACCACCGGCGGCAACGGTCGAGCACTGGCCCTTGTTTATTCGGCTGATGAAGAACCTGTCATCGCCGCAGTCCGAGAAAAAAGGGATCTCGTCTGAAGTCCACCAGGTGCGGACGTTTTACAGTCCCCTGCTCGATCAGCAGTACGACAATGGGCCGGCCCGCCAGCGCGATCTGGAGCAGCTGGAGCAGGTCGCCAGCCGGTTCAGCAGCCGGATGAGTTTCCTGGAAGAGATCACCCTCGACCCGCCCAGTTCAACGCAGGACATTGCCAACGACAGTAGCAAGACGGACGACGACTTCCTGGTGCTGAGTACGATTCATTCTTCGAAAGGTCTGGAGTGGGACGCGGTCTATGTGCTGCAAGCGGCGGACGGCAGCATTCCGTCCGAGATGTCGCTGGAGAGCAATGATGAGATCGACGAGGAACGCCGGCTGTTCTATGTGGCGCTTACGCGGGCGAAGAACTGGCTTTATGTCTGCTTCCCGCATCGCCAGTATTTCCAGAACCGACGCTGGAACCAGGCACACAGTTACGCGCAGCTGACGCGGTTCATTTCCTCAAAGACACTCCCCCTGTTTCAGCGGCGGCCTGCGTTTAACGCTGAGGATCTGGATACGCCCGAAGAGGCACAGATCGAAACGACGGCTGAGGACATTCGCAAGAATATCCGTAATATGTGGTCCAGCTGACTTCAGTCGGCGGAGTCGGTTGTGTCGTCAGCCGGGGTGTCGGCTTCTGTTTCCGATGTAGACTCTGAATCCGCATTCGTCGCGTCGTCCCAGGGTGACCTTTTGCGTGGCGGGGGTGGTCCGGGAAACTGGTAGTAGGTGCATTCGATGCGCCCGTTATACAGCTTGCGGCGACGGGCCTTGCGGTCGAAGATGCGTTCGAAACCGGGATGCGAGGTGAGCACGTAGATCGACCAGGTATCCAGGGGCGCGAAGACCTCTTTCATCTGGCGGTAGATGACCTCGGCTTCTTCCTTTTCGCCGAGTCGTTCCCCGTATGGGGGGTTGGTGATGATGCAGCCGTATTTGCGGGGCGTGCTGAACTCGGCGACCGGCTGATCCTGAAAATGGACGAGCTCATCGACACCCGCTTCGCGGGCATGGTAGCGGGCCATGCGGATCATGCCGGGATCGATGTCGTAACCCTGCAGACGAAATGAGAGGGCGTCGAGGTCCTGGAGGTCGCGGGCTTCTTCGCGGGCCTGTTCCCAAAGTTCGGCAGGAATCTTGTGCCACTCTTCCGCGACAAAGCTGCGGTTGAGTCCAGGGGCGGTGTTGGTGCCAATGAGGGCGGCTTCGATGGGAATCGTACCCGAACCACAACAGGGGTCGACCAGGGCACGTTCGTTGTTCCAGTAGCTGAGCTGAATCAGCCCGGCGGCGAGTGTCTCTTTAAGCTGGGCACCGGCGGTGAGTTTACGATAGCCGCGCTTGTGCAGGCCGGGGCCGGTGGTGTCGATACAGAGCGTAGCGCGATCTTTGAGGATCGAGACGCTGACCGAGTACATGGGGCCGTCTTCGGGGAACCAGTCTTTGATGTAATGATCCTTGAGACGCTCGGCGATCGCTTTCTTGACCATCTTCTGCGAGTTTTTGGCGCTGTTGATTTTGGAGCGGACTGCGGTGGCCCGCACGGGGAAGCGCGCGGAGGGGGGCAGCCAGCGTTCCCATTCCAGATCGCGGGTTTCGTCGAAGAGATCGTCGAAGTCGAGAGCCGTGAATTCGCCGAGGCAGATCAGGATGCGGTCGGCACTGCGGAGCCAGAGATTGCAGCGGCAGATCGCTGCTTTATCCGCCTGGAACATGACGCGACCGTTTTCGACGGTCTGGTCTTCGTAGCCCAGCTGCTTCAGTTCGCGGGCGACGACGGCTTCGAGGCCAAAGGTGGACGTGGCGATCAGGGTGAGCGGCTCAGACATGCGGACAGTGGTTCTTTTGGGATTTCAGTAAAACGGTCAATACCGGTAGAAAATGGGTCGAACGGTGATCATACTCTATAGAAAGGTCTCCCTCGAATTCTACCCGACAACTGATCATAAAGAAGGTTTTCAACATGCGGAATACTCCCCACCCTCATAATCGGCTTCCCCGACGGGATTTTCTGAAACAGGCATCTCTCTCGGCTCTGGCAGGCACCATGCTGGCCGGCGGTGCGGGGGAAACTGCGTCTGTGCAGGCGGGAGAAACGAAAAAAGAGAAGTCGGCGGGCGGCTATCAGCTGGGGGCGTTCACGAAGAGCTTTCAGGACATGCCGATTCCCGAGGTGTGTAAAGCGTTCAAGTCGATCGGCCTGGACGGACTCGATCTGACCGTGCGGCCCAAGGGGCACATCCTGCCTGAGAATGCGGAGCAGGAACTGCCGCAGGCATGTGCGGCGGCGAAAGAGGCGGGTGTGAAAATCCTGTTTCTGACGACGATGATTGACGAGCCCGACAAAAACGCCGAGCGGATTCTGGCGACCGCGCAGGAACAGGGCATCGACCGGGTCAAGATCGGCTATTATCGCTACAAGCCATTCGGCACGCTGGCGCAGCAGTTGAAAGAGACGACGAAGAAAATCGGCAACGTCGCGAAGCTGTGTCAGAAGTACGAAATTCTGCCCTGCGTGCACGTGCACTCAAATGCGTTTCTACCTTCACACGGGACGCAGCTGTATCAGCTGATCCAGGATTACTCGCCGCGGGAAGTCGGGGCGTATGTGGATATGCTGCACATGGTCAAAGAGGGGAGCGGCGACGGCTGGCGGCAGGGCCTCGATCTGCTGGCTCCCTGGATCTCATTGTGTGCGGTGAAGAACTTTGCCTGGGAGCGGGGTGAAGGCCGCGATAAGAAAGGCCATCAGAAATGGGAAGTCAAAACGGTTCCCGTGGCGGACGGCATTTCACCGATTCCTGAATACGTGGATGTCCTGCGGAAGCT
Proteins encoded in this region:
- a CDS encoding ATP-dependent helicase, which produces MSEIPQHIEDLFAQLNPQQRAAACHDSGSLLIIAGAGTGKTTTLSHRVAWLISQGIDPSRILLLTFSRRAANEMVRRVDALLRAMGNSREHAASARSRSIWGGTFHSTAARLLRRYGQSIGLPDDFTIIDRSDAEDLMSSLRSELELGNNVAKFPRKGTLVEIYSRCVNTCLKLEPVLERYYPWCLEHVEALKQLFQAFVDRKEQQNILDYDDLLLFWHALSSDPAGGKLLRGQFEAVLVDEYQDTNVLQSGILKNLCPDGAGLTVVGDDAQSIYSFRAATVRNILDFPEEYPGTTVVTLEENYRSTQPILAATNQIIDEAHERYEKKLWSSKIAGEPPILVDCSDNNEQADFVVTQVLEHLEAGIPLNQQAVLFRASHHSLALEVELARRNIAYHKYGGLKFIETAHVKDLMAYLRLAENPRDAVSGLRVLTLLPGIGQKKAQQLLNLLAESGFRFDAWSEFKPPAATVEHWPLFIRLMKNLSSPQSEKKGISSEVHQVRTFYSPLLDQQYDNGPARQRDLEQLEQVASRFSSRMSFLEEITLDPPSSTQDIANDSSKTDDDFLVLSTIHSSKGLEWDAVYVLQAADGSIPSEMSLESNDEIDEERRLFYVALTRAKNWLYVCFPHRQYFQNRRWNQAHSYAQLTRFISSKTLPLFQRRPAFNAEDLDTPEEAQIETTAEDIRKNIRNMWSS
- a CDS encoding DUF1080 domain-containing protein translates to MFSFRFCLLTILSISLFSSANLVSAAEKSDTEATRLVNVLNSDASTYDKAMACRRLAAIGDAKSVPAIAKYLGDEKLATYARSALENIPADAADQALEAALKSVKGDQLVGVINSLAKRRDKGATAELAKLLANDNPKVAIAAAHALGAIGTSDAAAALKQSLGTDRAAVKQEVAFALLMCARSLADSNKRQAVELTEVVLQADLPENVNLAATQRAIVLLGKDGFELLAKTLKADDLARFRAGLQAARKVGPEASRTLVAVYPELSDERKGLVIAALSQSKNAGALPLIQQALKSDSEALQLQAVRALNELAPSLSADEQLQVLGDLFALMKPKVPELASAAREGIVSIQVSQPADKVAASIEEKTLKLVESEALPQQLEGLKLAGECRLSSLTPTVLQLVNHANRGVKQAAIEALGGTTSSQDLPKLITLAVKNPDDETASNALKAACARLPLEETAQTLAQAMDGASIEQQQLILNQLAAIGGETALKTMVAAARSNEDALQNTATDLLGKWVTIDVAPPLLDLAQSLENRKYQIRALRGYIRVARQLNMTPAERLEVCRNTLANAERNDEKKLVFEVLRRYPTPEAVNFTINLLKEKDLNVAASATIVSWAERGTPIENTLLRDALQQVITTTDNAGLKQRAEQQLERISAQAAQEEQALGFQPLYDGKTFNGWHGNEEIFRIEDGEIVAGSLTEKVKQNEFLRSDKEYEDFELMLEFKLLGEKTNAGVQIRTAEIPNDHEVSGFQADLGTGYWGCLYDESRRRKILAGPPKEIRDLPVRMNDWNTYRIRCQGPRIQLWINGVQTVDYVEQDPQIPLKGIIALQIHGNLVNQVHYRNVRLREL
- a CDS encoding class I SAM-dependent RNA methyltransferase, whose amino-acid sequence is MSEPLTLIATSTFGLEAVVARELKQLGYEDQTVENGRVMFQADKAAICRCNLWLRSADRILICLGEFTALDFDDLFDETRDLEWERWLPPSARFPVRATAVRSKINSAKNSQKMVKKAIAERLKDHYIKDWFPEDGPMYSVSVSILKDRATLCIDTTGPGLHKRGYRKLTAGAQLKETLAAGLIQLSYWNNERALVDPCCGSGTIPIEAALIGTNTAPGLNRSFVAEEWHKIPAELWEQAREEARDLQDLDALSFRLQGYDIDPGMIRMARYHAREAGVDELVHFQDQPVAEFSTPRKYGCIITNPPYGERLGEKEEAEVIYRQMKEVFAPLDTWSIYVLTSHPGFERIFDRKARRRKLYNGRIECTYYQFPGPPPPRKRSPWDDATNADSESTSETEADTPADDTTDSAD
- a CDS encoding TIM barrel protein; the protein is MRNTPHPHNRLPRRDFLKQASLSALAGTMLAGGAGETASVQAGETKKEKSAGGYQLGAFTKSFQDMPIPEVCKAFKSIGLDGLDLTVRPKGHILPENAEQELPQACAAAKEAGVKILFLTTMIDEPDKNAERILATAQEQGIDRVKIGYYRYKPFGTLAQQLKETTKKIGNVAKLCQKYEILPCVHVHSNAFLPSHGTQLYQLIQDYSPREVGAYVDMLHMVKEGSGDGWRQGLDLLAPWISLCAVKNFAWERGEGRDKKGHQKWEVKTVPVADGISPIPEYVDVLRKLGYEGIFSLHSEYKGRHSWKELSTQECLDQTAVDAKYFRSLWS